One segment of Marvinbryantia formatexigens DSM 14469 DNA contains the following:
- a CDS encoding 4Fe-4S dicluster domain-containing protein, whose amino-acid sequence MNLIETVKAAGVVGAGGAGFPTHVKLNTKVEYFIVNAAECEPLIETDKYLCRTWAERIVRTIPVIADFLGASKKVIALKAKYEREIAALKQAVETCGSDVEIFGLGYFYPAGDEQTLIQQVTGRSVPERGLPSDVGCVVDNVGTVLNIADALEGKPVTEKYLSVVGEVRQTLLLRVPVGTPVLECVKEAQPLISDYALIMGGPMMGKQLTERTAMEAAVVTKTTGNIMVLPKEHYLFKRAALPMETIKRQTRSACIQCRMCTDLCPRYLIGHQMRPNLVMRNLWREETAKDDEEFLKMFGDAANCCSCGVCEMFACPMGLSPRKVNEYMKGELRKRGIQVPKNPEAHAREFVDERKTPTNRLVARLDLSKYYGKHPQECRELYPETVFIPFSQHIGKPAETVKKAGDTVARGELLAAAAEGLSANIHSSVDGVVEEITEKGARIRCGKE is encoded by the coding sequence ATGAACCTGATAGAGACTGTTAAGGCGGCAGGGGTCGTGGGTGCCGGGGGCGCCGGCTTCCCGACCCATGTGAAGCTGAATACAAAGGTGGAATATTTTATTGTAAACGCCGCGGAATGCGAGCCGCTGATTGAAACGGACAAATATCTGTGCCGTACCTGGGCAGAGCGGATTGTCCGGACGATTCCGGTGATCGCAGACTTTCTGGGAGCCTCTAAAAAAGTAATTGCCCTGAAGGCAAAATATGAGAGGGAAATCGCCGCATTGAAGCAGGCTGTGGAAACGTGCGGAAGCGATGTGGAGATTTTCGGGCTGGGGTATTTTTACCCGGCGGGAGACGAACAGACGCTGATACAGCAGGTAACGGGAAGAAGCGTGCCGGAGAGAGGGCTTCCTTCCGACGTGGGCTGTGTGGTAGATAATGTGGGCACGGTGCTGAACATCGCCGATGCCCTGGAGGGAAAGCCTGTCACGGAGAAATACCTGTCCGTGGTGGGAGAGGTGCGCCAGACGCTGCTTCTGCGTGTGCCGGTGGGGACGCCGGTGCTGGAATGCGTGAAGGAGGCACAGCCTCTGATCTCCGATTATGCTCTGATCATGGGCGGGCCCATGATGGGAAAACAGCTGACGGAGCGGACGGCTATGGAAGCGGCGGTGGTGACGAAGACAACCGGAAATATTATGGTCCTGCCAAAGGAGCACTATCTGTTTAAAAGAGCGGCGCTTCCGATGGAGACCATAAAGCGGCAGACGAGGAGCGCCTGTATCCAGTGCCGGATGTGTACGGACCTGTGTCCGAGATATCTGATAGGGCATCAGATGAGACCGAATCTGGTGATGCGGAATCTGTGGCGCGAGGAGACGGCGAAGGACGATGAGGAATTTCTGAAGATGTTCGGCGACGCTGCAAACTGCTGCAGCTGCGGTGTGTGCGAAATGTTCGCCTGCCCGATGGGGCTCTCCCCGCGCAAGGTGAACGAGTACATGAAGGGCGAGCTGCGGAAACGGGGGATCCAGGTGCCGAAGAATCCGGAGGCACATGCGCGGGAATTTGTGGATGAGCGCAAGACGCCCACAAACCGTCTGGTGGCGAGGCTGGATCTGAGTAAATATTATGGAAAGCATCCGCAGGAGTGCCGGGAACTTTATCCGGAGACGGTGTTCATTCCCTTCTCCCAGCATATCGGGAAACCGGCGGAAACGGTGAAAAAGGCGGGAGATACGGTAGCCAGGGGCGAACTGCTGGCGGCTGCCGCGGAGGGACTCTCCGCCAACATTCACTCCAGCGTGGACGGAGTGGTGGAAGAAATAACAGAAAAAGGCGCGCGTATCCGCTGCGGAAAGGAGTGA
- a CDS encoding BMC domain-containing protein translates to MSLAIGMVELNSIARGIETCDYMVKAAQIELLRSSTVCPGKFMILIGGDTGDVRASMKEGISRGGECVVDTLLLPNVHPTLIPAMTGTTQVPDYGAVGVLEFYSVAAAITAADKAAKAANVTLMEVHIGFAIGGKGYVTLTGDVGAVRAAVEAASRGSELLVGTTVIPRPDRKLFNSLL, encoded by the coding sequence ATGAGTCTGGCGATTGGCATGGTTGAATTAAACAGTATTGCAAGGGGCATTGAGACCTGTGATTATATGGTCAAGGCGGCGCAGATTGAGTTACTCCGTTCCTCTACCGTGTGTCCGGGGAAATTTATGATTTTAATCGGGGGCGATACCGGCGATGTGCGTGCATCCATGAAGGAGGGCATATCAAGGGGCGGCGAGTGCGTAGTGGATACCCTGCTTTTGCCGAATGTCCATCCCACCCTGATTCCGGCGATGACGGGGACAACGCAGGTGCCGGATTACGGCGCGGTGGGCGTGCTGGAGTTTTATTCCGTAGCCGCGGCGATTACCGCTGCGGACAAGGCGGCGAAGGCGGCGAATGTCACGCTGATGGAGGTCCATATCGGATTTGCCATCGGCGGAAAGGGGTACGTAACCCTCACCGGCGACGTGGGAGCTGTGAGAGCCGCGGTTGAGGCCGCGTCCAGGGGAAGCGAGCTGCTGGTTGGAACCACGGTGATTCCGCGTCCCGACAGGAAGCTGTTCAATTCCCTTCTGTAA
- a CDS encoding ethanolamine utilization protein EutH — MSVFTESVSAWVQNISINSVIMMIMMIFMLVGAIDKIRGNKKGYGEKFEEGFNAIGPLALSMAGVVAAAPVLAEILGPIITPIYTFFGADPSMFATTLLACDMGGYPLAMELASDEAIGNFAGLILGTMMGPTIVFTIPVALGIISKDDRSYLGAGVLAGMITIPIGCIVGGLAMSAMTSYSLSIGRILQNLIPVIIIAALIVIGLWFAPAKMIKGFNVFGTGVTIVITAFTAIAVFEQITGIMFPLFDVMATKDAVTGLSPLDSGLLTCGQIGIVLIGAFPMVEWITRTFGGVLKKLGGVLGINEQASAGMVANLANNIAMFNIMGEMDPKGKLLNVAFAVSAAFVFGDHLGFTAGVNQEMVTPVIIGKLVAGITALIVANILSPKLLAKIKSTEK; from the coding sequence ATGAGCGTATTTACAGAGAGTGTTTCAGCATGGGTACAAAACATATCAATTAACTCCGTAATTATGATGATCATGATGATTTTTATGCTGGTGGGAGCCATCGATAAAATCCGCGGCAATAAAAAAGGGTACGGTGAAAAGTTTGAAGAGGGCTTCAACGCGATTGGACCGCTTGCTCTTTCTATGGCGGGCGTAGTGGCGGCGGCTCCGGTACTGGCCGAGATTCTCGGACCGATTATCACACCGATCTACACCTTCTTCGGTGCAGACCCTTCCATGTTCGCCACCACGCTGCTGGCGTGCGATATGGGCGGATATCCGCTGGCGATGGAGCTGGCGTCCGATGAAGCGATCGGTAACTTTGCAGGACTGATTCTGGGAACCATGATGGGTCCGACCATCGTATTCACGATTCCGGTAGCGCTGGGCATTATCTCCAAGGACGACAGGTCTTACCTGGGAGCCGGTGTTCTGGCAGGTATGATTACCATCCCAATCGGCTGTATCGTCGGCGGTCTGGCTATGAGCGCCATGACTTCCTACAGTCTGAGCATCGGAAGAATTCTGCAGAACCTGATTCCGGTTATCATTATCGCTGCTCTGATTGTTATCGGACTGTGGTTTGCTCCGGCAAAGATGATAAAAGGCTTTAATGTATTCGGCACAGGCGTTACGATTGTAATTACTGCTTTTACTGCTATCGCAGTATTCGAGCAGATTACCGGTATCATGTTCCCGCTGTTTGACGTAATGGCGACCAAGGATGCAGTGACCGGATTAAGTCCTCTGGACAGCGGTCTTCTGACCTGCGGACAGATTGGTATCGTGCTTATCGGCGCTTTCCCGATGGTGGAGTGGATTACCCGTACCTTCGGCGGCGTGCTGAAGAAGCTGGGCGGCGTACTTGGTATCAATGAGCAGGCGTCCGCCGGTATGGTAGCGAATCTGGCAAACAACATTGCCATGTTTAATATCATGGGCGAGATGGATCCCAAAGGCAAGCTGCTGAACGTGGCGTTCGCGGTTTCCGCAGCCTTCGTATTCGGCGACCACCTCGGATTTACCGCAGGCGTAAACCAGGAAATGGTTACTCCGGTTATTATCGGTAAGCTGGTGGCAGGTATCACCGCTCTGATTGTGGCGAATATTCTGTCTCCGAAGCTGCTTGCGAAGATTAAATCGACAGAGAAATAA
- a CDS encoding cupin domain-containing protein, giving the protein MNISEELIREIITKVLETATQEQKTADCGFEKIVDPSGIIGIKTSTVKCEPFQQEGVALKDVVTLEEAPRMGCGIMELDHTSFEWTLTYDEYDMVIEGTLEIEIDGRVISAGPGDIIYIPKNSHIHFQTQDKTRYAYFVYPANWSELG; this is encoded by the coding sequence ATGAATATTAGCGAAGAATTGATTCGGGAGATTATAACAAAAGTATTGGAAACTGCCACGCAGGAGCAGAAAACGGCGGACTGCGGGTTTGAAAAAATCGTGGATCCCAGCGGTATCATCGGGATCAAAACCTCCACGGTAAAGTGTGAACCGTTCCAGCAGGAGGGCGTGGCGCTGAAGGATGTGGTGACGCTGGAGGAAGCGCCGCGCATGGGCTGCGGCATTATGGAGCTCGACCACACCAGCTTTGAGTGGACACTGACCTACGACGAGTACGATATGGTTATCGAGGGAACGCTGGAAATCGAGATTGACGGAAGAGTGATATCTGCGGGACCTGGTGATATTATCTATATTCCAAAGAACAGCCATATTCATTTCCAGACGCAGGATAAAACGCGTTATGCATACTTTGTGTATCCCGCCAACTGGTCGGAGCTGGGCTGA
- a CDS encoding GNAT family N-acetyltransferase, which yields MELHLKQGYYKDIRACDEIARGSVLHERYFSGSYRTEDYIRSYFPDDGRGRLYFAMTPRDEKAGLMVISRNGFTNEFHYLALLCVKNEFRGQGVGAWMLKQFEQMGREDGKRKASLTVSDFNVRAFEFYKKNGYYEVGMIPDALVDGIGEHLMLKDLT from the coding sequence ATGGAGCTGCATTTAAAACAGGGCTATTATAAGGACATCCGGGCGTGCGACGAGATTGCCAGAGGCTCCGTTTTGCACGAACGGTACTTTTCCGGTTCCTACCGGACAGAGGATTATATCCGGTCCTATTTTCCGGACGACGGAAGAGGACGGCTTTACTTTGCCATGACCCCGCGGGATGAGAAGGCGGGGCTGATGGTAATCAGCCGGAACGGATTCACCAACGAATTTCACTATCTGGCTCTTCTGTGCGTAAAGAATGAATTTCGCGGACAGGGTGTGGGAGCCTGGATGCTGAAGCAATTCGAGCAGATGGGACGCGAGGACGGAAAGCGGAAGGCTTCCCTGACAGTCAGCGATTTCAATGTCCGTGCTTTCGAGTTTTACAAAAAGAACGGATACTACGAGGTGGGGATGATACCGGACGCGCTGGTTGACGGAATCGGAGAGCATCTGATGCTGAAGGATTTAACGTAG
- a CDS encoding DUF6171 family protein: MSEGLRVCRKCLLREQTEAEYFKNLESYIAGLPEEVRVSQQIYEERLACCSHCENQMQGMCRLCGCFVELRAAMKVRKCPALPCRWNAVP, from the coding sequence ATGAGCGAAGGACTGCGCGTCTGCCGGAAATGCCTGCTCAGAGAGCAGACGGAGGCGGAATATTTTAAGAATCTTGAAAGCTATATTGCCGGATTACCGGAGGAAGTGCGTGTAAGCCAGCAGATATACGAGGAACGGCTGGCGTGCTGCAGCCATTGTGAAAATCAGATGCAGGGGATGTGCCGTCTCTGCGGCTGCTTTGTGGAGCTGCGCGCCGCCATGAAGGTGCGGAAATGCCCGGCGCTGCCGTGCAGATGGAATGCCGTGCCATAA
- a CDS encoding prepilin peptidase: MEAIYLLPFQAAAVLCDVYQRKIPNTLITAGMITGAAYQWSAKGPPGLLAFAEGALLPLLVLGILHYFRMLGAGDIKLLMMSGGFFGAAGSLKCICLSFLAAGALSLAVLVKHRVLMRRLHYFVQYIINYRQTGKWTPYIRERENPAYLYFSIPVLLGSLPLIGGFL; the protein is encoded by the coding sequence ATGGAGGCGATATATTTATTACCGTTTCAGGCGGCTGCGGTTCTCTGCGATGTATATCAGAGAAAAATACCCAATACCCTGATTACCGCCGGGATGATTACAGGCGCGGCGTATCAGTGGAGCGCCAAGGGTCCGCCGGGGCTGCTTGCATTTGCAGAGGGAGCGCTGCTTCCGCTGCTGGTTCTTGGCATCCTGCACTATTTCCGGATGCTTGGGGCGGGGGATATAAAACTTCTTATGATGTCGGGCGGATTTTTCGGCGCGGCAGGAAGTCTGAAATGTATCTGTTTATCTTTTCTGGCTGCCGGGGCTCTATCTCTGGCGGTACTTGTCAAGCACCGCGTTCTCATGCGGCGTCTGCACTACTTTGTCCAATATATCATAAATTACCGGCAGACCGGGAAATGGACTCCCTATATCCGGGAACGGGAGAATCCGGCATATCTTTATTTTTCCATTCCGGTGCTCCTTGGAAGTCTGCCGCTTATAGGAGGTTTTTTGTGA
- a CDS encoding CpaF family protein → MDMEREQEEFKELHGRLMELLDTGRDITDEEIYEQIDRLLLKKSDSPYRSLRRRDALRRELFNSVRKLDILQELVDNDRVTEVMVNGLDGIFIEQSGRVERWDKTFSSQEKVEDLVQMIAGRSNRIVNATVPIVDARLENGARVNMVLPPVALNGPIITIRQFPKHPITMQQLIAWGAVTEEAVCFLRRLVIAGYNIFISGGTGSGKTTFLNALSDFIPKDERIITIEDNAELQIQGVSNLVRLEARKENTQGEHAITIRDLIRASLRMRPDRVIVGEVRGEETIDMIQAMNNGHDGSLSTGHGNSPRDMLARLETMVLMGIELPVSAVRRQIASGLDIMVHLGRMRDKSRKVLEIIEITGYRYETEEILTHTLFEFEEGRKAGDKLEGSLVKKGELQQRKKLERAGLG, encoded by the coding sequence ATGGATATGGAACGGGAGCAGGAGGAATTTAAGGAGCTGCACGGCAGACTGATGGAGCTTCTGGATACCGGGCGAGACATCACCGATGAGGAGATTTATGAGCAGATTGACAGGCTGCTGCTGAAAAAGAGCGACAGTCCGTACAGAAGTCTGCGCAGAAGAGATGCTCTCCGCAGAGAGCTGTTTAATTCTGTGCGCAAGCTGGATATTCTGCAGGAGCTTGTAGATAACGACCGGGTAACGGAGGTCATGGTGAACGGGCTCGACGGCATTTTTATCGAGCAGTCTGGCAGGGTGGAACGGTGGGATAAAACCTTTTCTTCGCAGGAAAAGGTGGAGGACCTCGTGCAGATGATTGCGGGCAGGAGCAACCGGATCGTAAATGCGACGGTGCCGATCGTGGATGCCAGGCTGGAAAATGGCGCGCGGGTAAACATGGTGCTCCCGCCGGTGGCGCTGAATGGTCCGATTATCACCATACGCCAGTTCCCAAAGCACCCGATTACCATGCAGCAGCTTATTGCGTGGGGAGCTGTCACAGAGGAAGCCGTCTGCTTTTTGCGCAGGCTGGTGATAGCAGGCTACAATATTTTTATAAGCGGCGGAACCGGCTCCGGGAAGACGACATTTTTAAACGCACTGTCTGATTTCATTCCGAAGGATGAGCGCATTATCACCATAGAGGACAATGCGGAGCTGCAGATACAGGGCGTTTCCAATCTTGTACGGCTGGAGGCGCGCAAAGAAAATACCCAGGGAGAGCACGCGATTACCATCCGCGACCTTATCCGTGCAAGTCTCAGAATGCGGCCGGACCGTGTGATTGTCGGAGAGGTGCGCGGCGAGGAAACCATTGATATGATACAGGCAATGAACAATGGTCATGACGGCAGTCTCTCCACCGGTCACGGAAACAGTCCGCGCGATATGCTTGCGCGCCTGGAGACGATGGTGCTGATGGGTATCGAACTGCCCGTCTCCGCCGTCCGGCGGCAGATTGCTTCCGGGCTGGACATTATGGTGCACCTGGGGCGGATGCGGGACAAAAGCAGAAAGGTGCTGGAAATTATCGAAATTACGGGATACCGCTACGAGACGGAGGAAATCCTGACGCATACGCTGTTTGAGTTTGAGGAGGGCAGAAAAGCGGGCGACAAGCTGGAGGGAAGCCTTGTAAAAAAGGGCGAGCTTCAGCAGAGAAAAAAGCTGGAAAGGGCGGGACTTGGCTGA
- a CDS encoding type II secretion system F family protein, with protein MDYRKYKFSRKELAGNLGLFLLLAAAFSYLFYRSLIAFILCLPLFKMFLKIRRESCMKKRQRELSAQFLAGMQSVSVALSAGCSVENAFGEALRELRQLYEEDAMIVREFRYIVVQLGMNRSLEQLLTGLAVRSGIEDIRNFADIFSAAKRTGGNLIAIIRNTVQCISQKEETRREINTCLSAKRLEQNIMSIVPCMILVYVQMVSPGFLDVMYHNPAGILIMSICLLVYFLAWLWGRKIVSIEV; from the coding sequence ATGGATTACCGGAAATATAAATTTTCACGAAAAGAGCTTGCCGGGAATCTGGGGCTGTTTCTGCTGCTTGCGGCGGCATTCAGTTATCTGTTTTACCGTTCGCTGATTGCATTTATCCTCTGTCTGCCGCTGTTTAAGATGTTTTTGAAAATCCGCCGGGAAAGCTGCATGAAAAAGCGGCAGAGAGAGCTTTCCGCACAGTTTCTGGCAGGGATGCAGTCGGTCTCCGTGGCGCTCTCGGCGGGATGCTCCGTGGAAAATGCTTTCGGGGAAGCGCTTCGAGAGCTCAGACAGCTATATGAAGAGGATGCCATGATTGTGCGGGAATTCCGCTATATTGTTGTCCAGCTTGGCATGAACCGCAGTCTGGAGCAGCTGCTGACCGGTCTGGCGGTGCGCAGCGGCATAGAGGATATCCGGAATTTTGCGGATATTTTTTCAGCGGCAAAAAGAACCGGCGGCAATCTGATTGCCATTATCCGCAACACCGTCCAGTGTATTTCCCAGAAGGAGGAAACGCGGCGCGAAATCAATACCTGCCTTTCGGCAAAGCGGCTGGAGCAGAATATCATGAGCATCGTACCCTGTATGATCCTGGTCTATGTGCAGATGGTTTCTCCGGGCTTTCTGGACGTCATGTATCACAATCCGGCGGGGATTCTTATCATGAGCATCTGCCTGCTGGTTTATTTCCTGGCATGGCTCTGGGGCAGGAAAATTGTGAGCATAGAGGTATAA
- a CDS encoding LacI family DNA-binding transcriptional regulator has protein sequence MSATLKDIARETNLSVTTVSLVLNKKPCRVSDATRELILKTAEEMNYYPNQLAVGLVKQQSNTIGLIIPDISNHFYSNLALGIDAEMNNHNKNIILLNTDFDAEKLVRGINVLKSRGVDAIILTAASLSPKNLSLYSDLLSNVRVPVVTVDHYYPELHCSAVQLNNRKGAYIAVKHLINYGHTDIACITGPRHSTVTLERLEGYRLAMKEAGLSLPEKYMFCGNYRQEGGARAAEEILRSTKATAIFAFNDVMALGACQTLKEHAVSIPDDMSIVGFDNIDFSGMLAVPLTTVNQPAYEIGQEAARQALLEIEHPDIEKRTITFEPHLIVRSSTKPRASKS, from the coding sequence ATGTCCGCAACCTTAAAAGATATTGCCAGAGAGACGAATCTCTCTGTCACCACAGTTTCGCTTGTACTAAATAAAAAGCCATGCCGCGTATCCGACGCCACCCGTGAGCTGATCCTGAAAACGGCTGAGGAGATGAATTACTACCCAAATCAGCTTGCTGTCGGGCTTGTAAAACAGCAGAGCAACACCATCGGGCTTATCATCCCGGATATCAGCAACCATTTTTATTCCAATCTGGCGCTCGGTATCGACGCAGAAATGAACAACCATAATAAGAATATTATTCTTCTGAACACCGACTTTGACGCTGAGAAGCTGGTGCGCGGCATCAATGTTTTAAAATCCAGAGGTGTCGACGCCATTATTCTTACCGCCGCCTCTCTGAGTCCGAAAAATCTGTCCCTTTACTCTGATTTGCTCAGCAATGTCAGGGTACCGGTTGTGACCGTTGACCATTATTATCCGGAGCTGCACTGCAGCGCCGTACAGCTCAACAACCGGAAGGGAGCTTATATCGCCGTAAAGCACTTAATTAATTACGGGCATACCGACATCGCCTGCATCACGGGACCAAGGCACTCTACGGTAACGCTGGAACGTCTGGAAGGCTACCGGCTTGCCATGAAGGAGGCCGGACTCTCTCTTCCCGAAAAATATATGTTCTGCGGCAATTACCGTCAGGAGGGCGGCGCCAGAGCCGCGGAAGAAATCCTCCGCTCTACAAAAGCAACCGCCATTTTTGCATTTAACGACGTCATGGCTCTGGGCGCCTGCCAGACGTTAAAGGAACATGCCGTCTCCATCCCCGATGATATGTCCATCGTCGGCTTCGATAATATCGACTTTTCCGGTATGCTTGCGGTGCCCCTGACTACGGTAAACCAGCCCGCTTACGAAATCGGGCAGGAGGCTGCCCGGCAGGCGCTTCTGGAAATTGAGCATCCGGATATCGAAAAGCGCACCATCACCTTTGAGCCTCATCTGATTGTCCGCAGCAGTACAAAGCCGAGGGCTTCCAAAAGCTGA
- a CDS encoding ABC transporter substrate-binding protein has translation MNKKMVSMVLAAALTGVSIFPAAVQAEDSGKVMISILCDLERANVGIGGLDTGFYAALDEWAEAHPDVEISLESMNQTDYQTKITSLGAAGDMPDMFMLKGSWTKNFAENGWVKDITDVLDADPEWKDGYIEGGFDAATYDGKIYGVPRESLATGLVFYNSDLWAEIGYEEFPSTWTELLDAVEKFKEAGITPFVMGNKANWPAESNWLSTLGDRFTGTEWTNSIINGEGAAFTDEEFVAALTCFQELAQAGAFNEDINSLDDVEEDTVYFNKKAATIVTGTWFFATVDSSAPDDVKAATKLALLPSVEGGKGDANTVSGGPAWFFSVSSNEMDETKTELIMDLLKYVSDEHQADVSASAGIITAWANPTYDASGVPALFNDYNELMKTTTVVPIYDAMMDAALIETMNTGLQSLLIGEMTPEELAENIQFEYEMAQ, from the coding sequence ATGAACAAGAAAATGGTTTCAATGGTACTGGCGGCAGCGTTGACAGGTGTATCCATATTCCCGGCAGCAGTGCAGGCGGAGGATTCCGGAAAGGTAATGATTTCCATCCTGTGCGATCTGGAAAGAGCAAATGTTGGCATTGGAGGTCTTGATACGGGCTTTTATGCAGCACTTGATGAGTGGGCAGAGGCACATCCGGATGTGGAGATCAGTCTGGAGAGTATGAACCAGACGGATTATCAGACAAAGATTACGTCTCTTGGCGCGGCGGGCGATATGCCGGATATGTTTATGCTGAAGGGTTCCTGGACAAAAAATTTTGCAGAGAATGGCTGGGTAAAAGACATTACAGATGTTCTGGATGCAGACCCGGAGTGGAAGGACGGATACATCGAAGGCGGATTTGATGCGGCAACTTATGATGGAAAGATTTACGGCGTACCGCGTGAAAGCCTTGCAACCGGACTGGTTTTCTACAATTCTGATTTATGGGCAGAGATCGGTTATGAAGAATTCCCGTCTACCTGGACAGAGCTTCTGGACGCGGTAGAGAAGTTTAAGGAAGCCGGTATTACCCCGTTTGTCATGGGAAATAAGGCAAACTGGCCGGCAGAGTCCAACTGGCTGAGCACGCTGGGCGACCGTTTTACCGGAACGGAATGGACGAATTCGATTATAAACGGAGAGGGCGCCGCTTTCACGGATGAGGAATTTGTAGCTGCGCTTACCTGTTTCCAGGAGCTGGCGCAGGCGGGCGCATTTAATGAAGATATCAATTCTCTGGACGATGTAGAGGAAGATACCGTGTACTTTAATAAGAAAGCGGCAACGATTGTTACAGGTACCTGGTTCTTTGCAACGGTGGATTCTTCGGCTCCGGACGATGTAAAGGCAGCGACAAAGCTTGCGCTTCTTCCTTCTGTAGAAGGCGGCAAGGGAGACGCTAACACAGTATCCGGCGGACCGGCATGGTTCTTCTCTGTGAGCAGCAACGAAATGGATGAAACAAAGACAGAGCTTATTATGGACCTCTTAAAATATGTCAGTGACGAGCATCAGGCAGATGTTTCCGCTTCAGCAGGTATTATTACCGCATGGGCGAATCCGACCTATGATGCTTCCGGTGTACCGGCGCTCTTTAACGACTACAACGAGCTGATGAAAACAACGACTGTGGTTCCGATTTATGATGCGATGATGGATGCGGCATTAATTGAAACCATGAATACCGGTCTGCAGTCTCTCCTGATTGGAGAAATGACACCGGAGGAGCTTGCGGAGAACATTCAGTTTGAGTACGAAATGGCGCAGTAA
- a CDS encoding carbohydrate ABC transporter permease, which yields MKKIADKRGTRLAIFLCLLPALAIYTYVVVVPIIDAVRYSFFNWSGGPNMKYIGLKNYQMLLKDKNFWAAFLNNIKITVICVIGQIGIAFIFSAMLSSRFIKLKKLHRVVAYFPSTLSAVVVGFTWSFIFNYDYGLINVILRALGMDNWAQAWLNNPDTIIGVVCIPLIWQYIGYYMVIIMAAMSSIDPSIYEMAELDGAGGVQRALKITLPIIKNSIGVAVMLCIAGNMKIFDHIYVMTNGGPGTSSMVMALQVYKTTFVKNQFGYASAMSIAILILSLAITGGSRLLINRPWRKEKDF from the coding sequence GTGAAAAAAATCGCAGATAAACGCGGAACCAGACTGGCAATCTTTTTGTGTCTGCTTCCGGCACTCGCCATATATACCTATGTGGTGGTTGTTCCGATTATTGACGCAGTCCGCTACAGCTTTTTTAACTGGTCCGGCGGACCGAATATGAAATATATCGGGCTGAAAAATTATCAGATGCTCCTGAAGGACAAAAACTTCTGGGCGGCATTTCTGAACAACATAAAGATTACGGTAATCTGTGTAATTGGGCAGATTGGCATCGCCTTTATTTTCTCCGCGATGCTCTCCTCCCGCTTTATTAAGCTGAAAAAGTTGCACAGGGTAGTAGCCTATTTCCCGTCGACGCTGTCCGCGGTAGTGGTAGGCTTTACATGGTCCTTTATTTTTAACTATGATTACGGTCTTATCAATGTCATACTTCGCGCTTTGGGAATGGATAACTGGGCGCAGGCGTGGCTTAACAATCCGGACACCATCATCGGTGTAGTATGTATCCCGCTGATCTGGCAGTATATCGGATACTACATGGTTATCATCATGGCGGCAATGAGCTCGATTGACCCATCCATCTATGAAATGGCGGAGCTTGACGGCGCGGGCGGCGTGCAGAGAGCACTGAAAATCACGCTGCCGATTATCAAAAATTCCATTGGCGTGGCGGTCATGCTGTGTATTGCCGGAAACATGAAGATTTTCGACCATATTTATGTAATGACAAACGGCGGACCGGGAACAAGCTCTATGGTAATGGCACTGCAGGTGTATAAGACCACCTTTGTGAAGAATCAGTTTGGTTATGCCAGCGCAATGTCAATCGCTATTCTGATTCTGAGCCTTGCGATTACAGGCGGCAGCCGCCTTCTGATTAACCGTCCGTGGAGAAAGGAGAAGGATTTCTGA